A genomic stretch from Phocoena phocoena chromosome 9, mPhoPho1.1, whole genome shotgun sequence includes:
- the HUS1 gene encoding checkpoint protein HUS1 isoform X2 gives MKFRAKLVDAACLNNFTRVSNTIAKLAKTCTLRISPDKLNFILSDKVANGGVSMWCELEQENFFSEFQMEGVSAENNAIYLELTSENLSRALKTAQNARVLKIKLTNKHFPCLTVSIELLSVSSSSRVVTHDIPVKVIPRKLWKDLQEPTVPDADVSIYLPVLKTMKSIVEKMKNISNHLIL, from the exons ATGAAGTTTCGGGCTAAGCTCGTGGATGCGGCCTGTCTGAACAACTTCACGC GAGTTAGTAACACGATAGCCAAGCTTGCCAAAACCTGCACTCTGCGTATCAGCCCGGATAAGTTGAACTTCATTCTCTCTGACAAGGTGGCCAATGGAGGGGTGAGCATGTGGTGTGAACTGGAGCAG GAGAACTTCTTCAGCGAATTTCAAATGGAAGGTGTCTCCGCAGAAAACAATGCGATTTATTTAGAGCTAACATCGGAAAATTTATCTCGAGCCTTGAAAACTGCCCAGAATGCCCGAGTCTTGAAAATCAAGCTGACTAATAAACACTTTCCCTGCCTCACAGTTTCTATAGAGCTG TTATCCGTGTCAAGCAGTAGTCGTGTTGTGACACATGACATCCCTGTAAAGGTTATTCCTCGAAAACTGTGGAAGGACTTACAAGAACCGACGGTCCCGGACGCTGAC GTTAGTATTTATTTACCAGTCTTGAAGACTATGAAGAGCATTGTGGAGAAGATGAAAAACATCAGCAATCACCTT